Genomic window (Streptomyces sp. NBC_01431):
GGGCGAGGGGTGGAAACTCACCGAGTCCGGCGTCACCGAACTCGACGGCGACCTGCCCGTCAACCCCTCCGGCGGCGTCCTGTCCACCAACCCGATCGGCGCCTCCGGCATGATCCGTTTCGCGGAGGCGGCCCTCCAGGTGCGCGGCCGGGCGGGCGAACACCAGGTGGAGGGGGCCCGCAAGGCGCTCGGCCACGCCTACGGCGGAGGCGCCCAGTTCTTCTCCATGTGGCTCGTCGGCGCCGAACCGCCCACCCCCTGACCCGGCACGCGGCGGGCGGGCCCCGGTCCTTCGGCCGCGGCCTGTCCGTCCCCGCGGGCGATCGCTAGTCTGGCCCGGAGAGAAGAACCGGGGAGGAGCACGGACGTGGCCGACAGCACCACCACCCAGCACACGTTGCAGAGCGTTTCGGGACACACCCGTTCAGGGTGGGACAAGCCGGAGCTCGATCTCAGCAAGGCCGAGTGGCAGTCGAGCAGTCAGGGGGCGGGGGACGTCCAGATCGCCTTCGTCGAGGGCTTCATCGCGATGCGCAACAGCGGCAGCCCCGGCAGCCCATCACTGATCTTCAGCCCAGGTGAATGGCGGGCCTTCGTGCTGAACGCCCGCG
Coding sequences:
- a CDS encoding DUF397 domain-containing protein; this encodes MADSTTTQHTLQSVSGHTRSGWDKPELDLSKAEWQSSSQGAGDVQIAFVEGFIAMRNSGSPGSPSLIFSPGEWRAFVLNARDGEFDLT